The stretch of DNA CTCGAGGGTGATGGTCTTCCCCGTGAGGGTTTTCACGAAGATCTGCATCTTTGTCACTCGTTCTTGCTCCCTCTTCCCGCGCCTCCCCTCCCTCTCCCGTAAACGAAACCCTACCACCGTTCGGGAGTACTTTTATCTTAGGGTTACCATGTTGCAGTTCCATACTGACGAAGTTGCCCTTCGATGTCAGTCGTTTTACCCAATCCTGTCCACAGCTCGCTTGGGTCGAGTCGGACCGCGTCGGCCAACAGCGGACCATGTTCGGTCTTGTAGTAGCTGGCCTCCACCATACTTGTCAGCCGGGCTGAATCAGCACCGAAAGAACCCGAGGTGCTGGCCCGTCTCGCGGACGCAACAACGCCCTCAGAGAATATGTGATTTGTCAGGGTTGATCGAGTCTAATCGATTCCAACTCGATAGCAGCGATCCACCTCCTTTTGTTTTCCCATCCCTTTCTAGTAGAAACAAAAGTGAATATGACACTAACGATGTAAATTTTAATTATGCACCGTTATTCCAATATCAAGTAGGACACGAACTTAATATTTTTAATGATGTGATGCATATGGCGACCTTTTTACTCATGCGTCTCACGCTCCCTTGACGCGCGTCACGTCGATTTGTCGATGCTTGTGCCGTGACTTAAGTCGTGTGACTGGTGCATGCTGCATTCGTTGGGGAGGTAGTGAATGATGTGTCGTCTGCGACGCCTCCAAGATCTCTGCCATAGAGCATATGACACGAATCCTCTCACCGCGGTTGTGCTGTTTACCAAGTGATGTGACGCGATCGGTTGATTCGTGCGAAGGCCCATAAACGACAGTGACTACGACAACGACCACGACAAGTGGCGTCCTTTCTCCCACCACAGCTCTCCGGCTGCGCTCCGAGTCCCGCTTTGCTTCCcttatcgccgccgccgccgcccccgccCGATCCCCCGGCCACCCTCTGCCTCGATAGACTCTTCGTTCCATGGAGGGTCTCCGCCATCAGCGATCCCCCGGCTCTGACCGCTTCCTCGGCCTCTTCTCTCCGCCCCCGCCCGACCAACCCGCCGGGGTCGAGCTCCACGAGTCCGATGTGCTGTGGACCTCACTCGACCCGGCGCCGTCTCTGCCGGAGACGGCGAAGCCTAGCCCTAGCaccttcctctccctctcctcccgtGGCGCTCCCCGCGGCCCGAGGGACCGGAGCTTCGGAATCCTCGCCGCCCTACCGGAGGACGACGGGGGCTGCGTCCCCGCCGCTGCTCCCCCTCTCCTCCAGCGGAAGCCATCAATTTCCGCCTCCTCCAACTCCCCGTCTTCCTCGTCCACCACCGCGGCGCGGATGATCCCCGCGATCCCCAGAGCGAAGCCGGAGTACTCGCTCTCGGTGCCGGTGGGGAAAGTGCACCGACCGCAGTCGCTTCCGATCAATGTGCCTGTCGTGCCCCGGAGAACGACGGGGCTCGGGGTGGAGGGCGCCGATGGGGCAGACGACGGAGGCGGGGACGAGCACGAGATGATGATGCCGCCTCACGAGATCGTGGCGAGGACTCACGGGAAGGGATCGAGGATGACAACCTTCTCGGTGCTGGAAGGGGCAGGGAGGACGCTGAAAGGAAGGGATCTGCGGCGCGTCCGTGACGTAGTGTTGAGGCAGACGGGATTTGTGGATTGATACGGTAAGCTGTTTGCTTTTGTTAGCAGTCTATGATTTGTTTGGATCATTTTCCCGCAATCGATAAATTTGATGGGAATGAACGGTTGGAAGTCTTCGATCGGCGTTTGATCGGTCGTCTGTTGTTGTTTAGTTTCACTACGGGTTCATAAGCCAGAGGGTCATAGAACTGCTTGCTGCATGTCGTTAACGGTTGTCGTGCAAAACCACATTCTTTTAGATTTCCCATCTTCGAAAACTATGATTTTAATCTCTGCCAAATGCTTGAAAGGAGTTTTGTCTCTGCTAACAGTTGTGTGTGCAGTCTTAGCTTGGAACGATGCCCAAAGTAGAGTGACAAAATCGAAACAAGAAAGCATCATGCAATTGGTAAGCGGAAAATGGTGTTTTGATCCGTGACTGACTAATGATCAAGACAAATTTTCGTATGGCAGTTGATGcaattgatcaagtaagaatGTGGGCATTGCCGTAGACTCTCTGGCTCTTTTTATCAAGTCCAAATTTTATGTGCGAAGGAAGATCTTGGAGGACAACAGCATTTCATTTTAGTGGTTCTAAGTACGTAGGTCGAGAAGACCGAACCACTATGTAGAGCAAGGGGATCATCAACCTCCCTTTGTCACGGAAATGACGACTCATGCGAGTTACTAATTTTGATATTCGCACAAAGCTGATAAATTTCCTGTAAAATGCAAGTATTTTGATGTCATGGTGTGTTGAAATCGCATCGATCCAAATACTTTTATTGGATATCTTGTTATGGTGGATCTGGTGATCTAAGTCGGTATATTAGCTTAACTACGAGAATCTTTCTCGTTGCTATTCGACTTAATTAATATTTTGTTTCCTTAAGTTTACTTTTGATTAGCCAGCACGTCCTAACTCAAATATATATCGGTCGATCGATATATTTGACTGACATATCACGAGATGataaaacataaaaattaaaatttattgcaCTATTTCTGAGATATACATTTTGATATCAGCAATTAATGCAAATGTAATCCCGGGTGGACCACGAAGCCATGTTTTAAGGCAGTGGTTGACTTGCATTAGCCCATTAGAATATAAAGCACGGAAGCATCCCCTACCCTAACACCTACAAGCGAGTCGAAGAGGAATGCTGTCTTCTTCTTGTCTCCTTCGTTGCTTTGCTTGCGTACTGACCTCCTTGTTTAATTACGAGGACAAACATGCCTCTCAGAATCCGGCTATTAAAGCTCTCTAAttggggaggaggcggaggaggagtcaAGAGAGCATGTTTGGAACGGGAAGACACGATGGCTGCCATTAAGCGTTCGCTAGCTGACATGTTCCCATGGAAGGCAGGGACACGAGACATTGATGTTTGAATTATTGGCCTCTCGATCTTGATAAGATCGATTCTCCTGGGAAGGAGTCATCTTTCGATGCTCGCTAGGTGAATGCAAGCACATCGGACAAAGACAAGCAAGAGTGGAACCTTTAAATCCATTGTTCTGCCATGTGAGAGTGAGGATCATGAAATGAACCCAGAAACTTGGATACTTTTGTTGGGCATAGAAATGTTTCCTTCCGATCACCTACTCTTTGTATTTTCCTTGCCTTCATGTCTATCATGGGTTTGTAATAGCATACTTTGAACCTTTCATATGGATGGCATTATCATTACCGAGACTTGTGTTTGATTGTCCATCTCATGAATGACTTTTAAATAATAATGTATTCAAACGAGACAAATAAATGCATTGCCTTCAGCTTTtcatcattgtttattttatatcaaaCTATACTTCACACTCTCCTTCTTTAAGGGtgcaaattatttaatatatttttctccggtaaaagaaaagaaaaaaaaaaaaggatttatttttggtatctcaGATTTCATTGCTGCTCGCTGCTGTTGTTGTTGGATAGCAGGCGCACACAGCTTTCCACTTTGCCTTGTATTCCATTCGATGGGCAGAATAATAAGTCTCAAAATACACAAGCATGAGGAAAACAAGGCAAGACAAGGGAGCGGTTAGCTGCCCGAGTTGAAGGTTGCAGCTTCTCGTGAGAAGAAATGCTGCACCTTGTTGCAGCTAGCGAACAAAAAGCGGTAATCGCAACAGCAGAAGCGATCCATATTTGAGTGCGAGCAGTGAAGGTCACTGTTATCCTCCTCCAACTATTATTTATGGCTCGCTCACGGTGACTCGCCCTGCAAATCCCTGCCTTCAAATGCCTCAAGAAGGCCACCGCTATTTCCCTCGCCATTAACAACATCTCGTGCTGCACTGCACCGCACTGCACCGCATTCCATTCTCCTGTTCCTCTTCTTCGCATACATAAAAAGGACATCCGATATGGGCAGGAAACCaggcttcttctctctcttctccgcCACGAGGTACACGAGCCACGCCTCTTCTCCCCCTACTCCTCTTCCATGGCCGTGGCCTTCCTGCAGCCACCCAAGGACCCGCTCCTTCAGGGAGAAAGACGGTGGCGTAGTAGACTACGTAGGCACGAAGAGTAGTGAGTCGTCATGCGGCGACGCCGTCGAGGCGGTCATCCGCGGGCTGCGGTCGGACAGGCTGTTCTTCGAGCCAGGCGCGACCAGCTCCATAGTGGAGGCGGCGGACGTCGGGGCCGTTCCGTTCG from Musa acuminata AAA Group cultivar baxijiao chromosome BXJ2-11, Cavendish_Baxijiao_AAA, whole genome shotgun sequence encodes:
- the LOC135627025 gene encoding protein S40-7-like, with translation MEGLRHQRSPGSDRFLGLFSPPPPDQPAGVELHESDVLWTSLDPAPSLPETAKPSPSTFLSLSSRGAPRGPRDRSFGILAALPEDDGGCVPAAAPPLLQRKPSISASSNSPSSSSTTAARMIPAIPRAKPEYSLSVPVGKVHRPQSLPINVPVVPRRTTGLGVEGADGADDGGGDEHEMMMPPHEIVARTHGKGSRMTTFSVLEGAGRTLKGRDLRRVRDVVLRQTGFVD